In Synechococcus sp. RS9909, one genomic interval encodes:
- a CDS encoding 2-hydroxyacid dehydrogenase codes for MKVWMASARHYDIESFVRALGRGSDHLFVYSRERLSPETAVLADGSDAVCSFVNDDLGAATLEQLAAAGVRLIALRCAGADSVDLEAARRLGLRVVNVPAYAPESVAEYALALLLCLCRRLHRAHNRVRENNFDLSGLVGVQLHGKTAGVVGTGLIGSATALLFRAFGMTVLASDPVSQDPQLTAVGIRYVALEELLACSQVVSLHCPLLSATHHMINAERLALMPRGALLVNTSRGALLDTPAVITALKRGQLGGLALDVYEQEGGLFFADRSADVVTDDTFERLLTFPNVLVSAHQAFLTDAALEAIATTTLRNLDQVAAGGGCDNDLLR; via the coding sequence ATGAAGGTGTGGATGGCGAGTGCACGTCACTACGACATCGAGAGCTTTGTGCGCGCCCTTGGGCGGGGCAGTGATCATCTCTTCGTTTACAGCCGCGAGCGGCTAAGCCCGGAGACAGCAGTGCTGGCTGACGGTAGTGATGCGGTGTGCAGTTTCGTCAATGACGATCTGGGCGCCGCCACTCTGGAGCAACTGGCCGCCGCCGGGGTGCGGCTGATTGCCTTGCGCTGCGCCGGGGCCGACAGCGTGGACCTGGAGGCGGCACGACGTCTGGGGCTGCGTGTGGTCAATGTGCCCGCCTATGCGCCGGAGTCGGTGGCGGAATATGCTCTGGCCTTGCTGCTCTGCCTTTGCCGCCGCTTGCATCGCGCTCATAATCGGGTTCGCGAGAACAATTTCGATCTCAGCGGTCTTGTGGGGGTGCAGCTTCACGGCAAAACCGCCGGTGTGGTGGGCACGGGGCTGATCGGTTCGGCCACCGCCCTGCTGTTCCGGGCCTTTGGGATGACCGTGCTCGCCAGTGATCCGGTGAGCCAGGATCCCCAGCTGACGGCCGTCGGCATCCGCTATGTGGCCCTCGAGGAGCTGCTGGCCTGCAGCCAGGTTGTGAGTCTGCATTGCCCGCTGCTGTCGGCGACCCATCACATGATCAATGCGGAGCGTTTGGCCCTGATGCCCCGGGGTGCCCTGTTGGTGAACACCAGTCGGGGGGCACTGCTTGACACACCGGCCGTGATTACGGCCCTCAAGCGGGGACAGCTCGGTGGCCTCGCCCTCGACGTTTACGAGCAGGAGGGAGGGCTGTTTTTTGCCGACCGCAGTGCTGATGTGGTCACCGATGACACCTTCGAGCGTCTGCTCACGTTTCCGAATGTGCTGGTGAGTGCTCACCAGGCCTTTCTCACCGATGCGGCGTTGGAGGCCATTGCCACCACCACCTTGCGCAATCTCGATCAGGTGGCGGCCGGCGGAGGATGCGACAACGATTTGCTGAGATGA
- a CDS encoding MFS transporter codes for MVAYGLGDAGTGLAATQLGFYLFPFFTCAAGLPAFIAGSLLTVIKVWDALNDPLIGWLSDHTRSRWGPRLPWMLGAALPLGISLAAIWWVPEGDTLQRTLYYVVMAILLMTAYTSVNLPYAALSTELTPDTAIRTRLNAARFTGSIIAGLSGLIVASVVLSNGADGYLRMGQITGTIASLATLACCWGLAPFAKTAQRPSGQAEPLVQQLKRVRANARFLMVLGLYLLLWFALQLMQVVALIWLVQVIHVPPALSTWILLPFQLSALVGLQVWSLLSNRQGRITALRWGAGLWIAACLLSMLVPVLPDGASGMDLAPLIALIVLVGLGASTAYLIPWSLLPDAIDADPSRPAGLYTAWMVFGQKLMIGISMSVFGGLLSLTGYISSQTCSGPLSFIEQPGSALLAIRLCMGLIPASLVVLGLVVMRRWPDRGAHLQHT; via the coding sequence ATGGTGGCCTATGGCCTAGGCGATGCCGGCACCGGGTTGGCTGCCACCCAACTGGGGTTCTACCTCTTTCCTTTCTTCACCTGTGCCGCCGGCCTGCCTGCCTTTATCGCCGGCTCCCTGCTAACGGTGATCAAGGTGTGGGATGCCCTCAATGACCCTCTGATCGGCTGGCTCAGCGACCACACCCGCAGCCGCTGGGGCCCTCGCCTGCCCTGGATGCTGGGCGCCGCCCTGCCCCTGGGGATCAGCCTGGCGGCGATCTGGTGGGTGCCTGAGGGCGACACCCTGCAGCGCACGCTCTACTACGTGGTGATGGCGATCCTGCTGATGACCGCCTACACGAGCGTGAACCTGCCCTATGCGGCACTCTCCACCGAGCTCACCCCCGACACGGCGATCCGCACCCGACTGAACGCAGCGCGCTTCACCGGTTCGATCATCGCTGGGCTCAGCGGCCTGATTGTGGCGTCTGTGGTGCTCAGTAACGGCGCCGATGGCTACCTGCGCATGGGCCAGATCACGGGCACGATTGCCTCCCTCGCCACCCTGGCCTGCTGCTGGGGGCTGGCTCCCTTTGCAAAAACGGCCCAACGCCCCTCCGGCCAGGCCGAACCGCTTGTGCAGCAGCTGAAGAGGGTGCGCGCCAACGCCCGTTTCCTGATGGTGCTGGGGCTGTATCTGCTGCTGTGGTTCGCCCTGCAGCTGATGCAGGTGGTGGCCCTGATCTGGCTGGTGCAGGTGATCCACGTGCCACCGGCGCTCTCCACCTGGATCCTGCTGCCGTTCCAGCTGAGTGCGCTGGTGGGATTGCAGGTCTGGAGCCTGCTCTCGAATCGACAGGGACGCATCACGGCGCTGCGCTGGGGAGCTGGGCTGTGGATCGCGGCCTGCCTTCTCTCGATGCTGGTCCCCGTTCTTCCCGATGGCGCCAGCGGCATGGACCTCGCTCCCCTGATCGCCCTCATCGTGCTGGTGGGTCTGGGGGCATCGACGGCCTACCTGATCCCCTGGTCACTGCTCCCCGATGCCATCGACGCCGACCCCAGTCGGCCTGCAGGCCTCTACACCGCCTGGATGGTGTTCGGCCAGAAGCTGATGATCGGCATCAGCATGTCGGTGTTCGGCGGCCTGCTCTCACTCACCGGCTACATCTCCAGCCAGACCTGCAGCGGCCCCCTCAGCTTCATCGAGCAGCCGGGTTCCGCCCTGCTAGCGATCCGCCTCTGCATGGGGCTAATCCCGGCGTCCCTGGTGGTGCTGGGCCTGGTGGTGATGCGACGCTGGCCCGATCGCGGTGCCCATCTGCAACACACCTGA
- a CDS encoding ABC transporter permease produces MRSPRWLRRLGSSLLIGGQAVAATARGRINTIDLFDQLLEAGPGSFLIVIITGIAAGSVFNIQVAAELSRQGAGSTVGGILALGLAREIAPLLTATLLTGKVATAYAAQLGTMKVTEQIDAITMLRTDPVEYLVVPRLIAMVVMAPVQCLLFFGVAIWSGQITSTELYSIPPSVFWTSVRTWMQPDDLPFMLIKALVFGLQIAVLSCGWGLTTEGGPKEVGTSTTGSVVMILVTVALMDVLLTQILFG; encoded by the coding sequence ATGAGATCGCCACGCTGGTTACGTCGCCTGGGCAGCAGCCTGCTGATCGGAGGTCAGGCCGTGGCCGCCACGGCCCGGGGGCGGATCAACACCATTGACCTCTTCGACCAGCTTCTCGAGGCCGGCCCCGGCAGTTTCCTGATCGTGATCATCACCGGCATCGCCGCCGGGTCTGTGTTCAACATCCAGGTGGCTGCCGAGCTGAGTCGCCAGGGGGCCGGCTCCACCGTGGGTGGCATCCTGGCCCTCGGCCTGGCCAGGGAGATCGCACCCCTGCTCACCGCCACCCTGCTGACGGGCAAGGTGGCCACGGCCTATGCGGCCCAGCTGGGAACCATGAAGGTCACCGAACAGATCGATGCGATCACGATGCTCCGCACCGATCCGGTGGAGTATCTGGTGGTGCCCCGACTGATCGCCATGGTGGTGATGGCACCCGTGCAGTGCCTGCTCTTCTTCGGAGTGGCGATCTGGAGCGGCCAGATCACCAGCACAGAGCTCTACAGCATCCCTCCCTCGGTGTTCTGGACGTCGGTGCGCACCTGGATGCAACCCGACGACCTGCCCTTCATGCTGATCAAAGCCCTGGTGTTCGGCCTGCAGATTGCCGTGCTCTCCTGTGGCTGGGGCCTCACCACCGAGGGCGGGCCCAAGGAAGTTGGCACCAGCACCACCGGCTCGGTGGTGATGATCCTGGTGACGGTGGCTCTGATGGATGTACTGCTCACCCAGATCCTTTTCGGTTGA
- a CDS encoding DUF3119 family protein, which yields MTPPDPQLRSPDSALPTVKVPGSGPVSLSANPRLPLLALLLSAALLPLPLAPWPSLVVALFSLFLLLQAYSLRLEFCDDTLVVWRGSQELRRFPYQDWLSWRLFAPWLPGLFYFREVKSIHLLPILFDAEELKRQLQQRLGALEQPKPGTSNASPR from the coding sequence ATGACTCCACCCGATCCCCAGCTCCGCAGCCCCGACTCCGCTCTCCCCACAGTCAAAGTCCCAGGCTCAGGCCCGGTGAGCCTGAGCGCCAATCCCCGCCTGCCGCTGCTGGCCCTCCTGCTCAGTGCCGCTCTGTTGCCCCTGCCCCTGGCTCCCTGGCCCAGCCTGGTTGTGGCCCTGTTCAGCCTTTTTTTGCTGCTTCAGGCCTACAGCCTGCGACTCGAATTCTGCGACGACACCCTGGTGGTATGGCGAGGATCGCAGGAGCTGCGCCGCTTTCCTTACCAGGACTGGCTGAGCTGGCGACTGTTCGCTCCCTGGCTGCCCGGGCTGTTCTATTTCCGTGAGGTCAAGAGCATCCATCTCCTGCCGATCCTGTTCGATGCCGAGGAGCTGAAACGCCAACTGCAGCAACGGCTTGGGGCCCTGGAGCAGCCCAAGCCCGGCACCTCCAACGCCTCGCCCCGATGA
- a CDS encoding DUF3086 domain-containing protein, which produces MPDDTDLTPQDHPAEPIGTEADPSQSLLKLALAELQERRDALQQEIEQLQRRKQQIESDLSTNFAGQSDAIARRVKGFQEYLSGALQGLAQSVDTLDLVAQPVVVQPSPLDQQALEATAADAKPQAAAVAVADTFRPDEPLIRASLERFLEQPDFYADPWKLRRSLESSDTALLEDWFFNQGGRGAQPSRGNRPRNVLLSAGLIAIIGELYGDQFQTLVLAGQPERLGEWRRGLQDALGLSREDFGPNSGIVLFERSDALVERADRLEERGEVPLILIDAAERAVDIPVLQFPLWLAFAAGPDEIDSDDDLL; this is translated from the coding sequence ATGCCTGACGACACCGATCTGACGCCGCAGGACCATCCAGCCGAACCGATCGGCACCGAAGCCGACCCGAGCCAATCCCTGCTCAAGCTCGCCCTCGCCGAACTGCAGGAGCGCCGCGATGCGCTGCAGCAGGAGATCGAGCAGCTTCAACGGCGCAAACAGCAGATCGAATCGGACCTCAGCACGAACTTCGCCGGCCAGTCCGATGCCATCGCCCGGCGTGTGAAAGGGTTTCAGGAGTATCTGAGCGGTGCGCTCCAGGGGCTGGCCCAGTCGGTCGACACGCTGGACCTGGTGGCCCAGCCCGTGGTGGTGCAGCCGTCCCCACTGGATCAGCAGGCCCTGGAGGCCACGGCAGCCGATGCCAAGCCCCAAGCGGCTGCCGTGGCAGTCGCCGACACCTTCAGGCCCGACGAGCCTCTGATCCGCGCCAGCCTCGAGCGGTTCCTGGAACAGCCGGATTTCTATGCCGATCCCTGGAAACTGCGTCGCAGCCTTGAGTCGAGCGACACCGCTCTTCTGGAGGATTGGTTCTTCAACCAGGGCGGCCGCGGCGCCCAGCCCAGTCGCGGCAACCGCCCCCGCAACGTGCTGCTGAGCGCCGGCCTAATCGCGATCATCGGCGAACTCTACGGCGACCAGTTCCAGACGCTTGTGCTGGCCGGTCAGCCGGAACGGCTGGGGGAATGGCGCCGCGGCCTCCAGGATGCCCTCGGTCTCAGCCGTGAGGATTTCGGCCCCAACAGCGGCATTGTGCTCTTTGAGCGAAGCGATGCCCTGGTGGAGCGGGCCGACCGGCTGGAGGAACGAGGTGAGGTGCCGCTGATCCTGATCGATGCGGCCGAACGCGCCGTCGACATCCCCGTGCTTCAGTTTCCGCTCTGGCTGGCGTTCGCGGCTGGCCCCGATGAGATCGACAGCGACGACGACCTGCTCTGA
- the plsY gene encoding glycerol-3-phosphate 1-O-acyltransferase PlsY, producing the protein MAFLSLLLGYLLGSIPSGYLAGRWCKGIDLRSIGSGSTGATNVLRSVGKGPALVVFLVDVAKGAAAVLLARALSQDATLANWIEVGAGLAALAGHIWPVWLGFKGGKAVATGFGMFLGLAWPVGLACFGVFLAVFSLSRIVSLASVIAAISLPLLMVAGSDRLANVLIALVAMVLVLWRHRSNLQRLIEGTEPRVGQSN; encoded by the coding sequence ATGGCTTTCCTTTCCCTTCTTCTCGGTTATCTGCTCGGCTCAATTCCGAGTGGTTATCTCGCCGGGCGCTGGTGCAAGGGCATCGACCTGCGCTCGATCGGATCGGGCTCGACCGGTGCCACCAACGTGCTGCGCAGCGTGGGGAAGGGCCCCGCTCTGGTGGTGTTTCTGGTGGATGTCGCCAAGGGGGCGGCGGCGGTGCTATTGGCCCGGGCTCTCTCACAGGACGCAACTCTGGCCAACTGGATCGAGGTCGGTGCCGGGCTGGCCGCCCTCGCCGGTCACATCTGGCCGGTGTGGTTGGGGTTCAAAGGCGGCAAGGCGGTGGCCACGGGCTTCGGCATGTTTCTGGGCCTGGCCTGGCCGGTGGGCCTGGCCTGCTTCGGCGTGTTCCTGGCCGTGTTCTCGCTCAGCCGGATCGTGTCGCTGGCCAGCGTGATCGCCGCCATCAGCCTGCCCCTGCTGATGGTGGCCGGCAGCGACAGGCTGGCCAATGTGTTGATCGCCCTGGTGGCGATGGTGCTGGTGCTCTGGCGTCACCGCAGCAACCTGCAGCGCCTGATCGAAGGCACCGAGCCCAGGGTCGGTCAGAGCAACTGA
- the pyrF gene encoding orotidine-5'-phosphate decarboxylase, whose amino-acid sequence MRWDPADRIIVALDGMAPEQALTWSDQVSGLRWVKVGLELFVQAGPDVVAQLRQRGLRVFLDLKFHDIPATMAGACRRAAALGAELITVHACAGSEALRAAQAAAVEGAERGGLAVPTLLAVTVLTSWEEQRLQRELALQHRIADRVSALAQLAAAAGIGGCVCSPLEASMLRSQHPEPFALVTPGIRPSGTEVADQARVMTPAAALAAGASQLVIGRPITRAEDPNRAFAQCCAALA is encoded by the coding sequence ATGCGCTGGGATCCCGCCGATCGGATCATTGTCGCCCTCGATGGCATGGCGCCGGAGCAGGCTCTGACGTGGAGCGATCAGGTGTCGGGGCTGCGTTGGGTGAAGGTGGGCCTCGAGCTGTTCGTTCAGGCCGGGCCCGATGTGGTGGCGCAGTTGCGGCAGCGCGGACTGCGGGTGTTTCTCGATCTCAAATTCCACGACATCCCCGCCACCATGGCGGGGGCCTGCCGGCGGGCGGCCGCGCTCGGGGCGGAGCTGATCACGGTGCATGCCTGCGCCGGCAGCGAGGCGCTCCGTGCGGCACAGGCGGCTGCGGTGGAGGGGGCCGAAAGAGGCGGGTTGGCGGTGCCCACCCTGTTGGCGGTGACCGTGCTCACCAGTTGGGAGGAGCAACGGCTGCAGCGGGAGCTGGCCCTGCAGCACCGCATTGCCGACCGGGTCTCGGCACTGGCCCAGCTGGCGGCGGCGGCAGGCATCGGTGGATGTGTCTGCTCCCCCCTGGAGGCCTCCATGCTCCGCAGTCAGCATCCGGAGCCGTTTGCGCTTGTGACACCGGGCATCCGGCCCAGCGGAACGGAAGTTGCTGATCAGGCCCGGGTGATGACACCGGCAGCGGCCCTGGCGGCCGGGGCCTCGCAACTGGTGATCGGGCGGCCGATCACCCGGGCGGAAGATCCGAACCGGGCCTTCGCTCAGTGCTGTGCAGCGTTGGCCTGA